One stretch of Segatella copri DNA includes these proteins:
- a CDS encoding ArnT family glycosyltransferase — MNIKYNKALWLIIILAIVMMIPFLGLTDFNTKGEPREAVVAYTMLEHGNWILPINNGGDIPYKPPFFHWCIAFFSLFIGHVNEYTSRLPSAVSLVLMTIGGFVFYAKRKNAQTSLIAAILTLTAFEVHRAGMNCRVDMLNTAFMVGAMYLLYRWWEKGKHQLPWLAILCMSGATLTKGPVGIILPCFVMGVFMLTQRENFWGIVWRMALTALLSLIIPFCWYYAAYLQGGDEFLRLVKEENIDRFMGKMAYESHENPAWYNLLTLITGWLPYTLLLLFSLFILPWKKFSKTRFLENAKKATPLQVFTWLAFLLVLFFYCIPKSKRSVYLLPCYPFMAYLIAEYIVWMMKEKMGALKVYAGVIAAITLILNIALLVVKKGWVPESIFHGKHAIDNIAMLHALENNDFLIPCSIFMVITLEGVYLIFRALRKKNSGNIVSYTLATIVGIFLMLDSSLQPPVLNTKADKHLAPVIEKKFDTSKLYSYMSVDMLHFFSLNFYLGDKIQQFDKVLPQDGVLMIPEEDMPDFLEKYGKDYTFQKVWEVKKLVEWHHPVGFYRFVKVRKAL, encoded by the coding sequence ATGAACATCAAGTACAACAAAGCCCTATGGCTCATCATCATCCTGGCTATCGTGATGATGATTCCATTCCTCGGACTCACCGATTTCAATACCAAGGGAGAACCTCGCGAAGCGGTGGTTGCCTACACCATGCTGGAACATGGCAACTGGATTCTGCCTATCAACAACGGAGGCGACATCCCTTACAAACCGCCATTCTTCCACTGGTGCATCGCCTTCTTCAGCCTCTTCATCGGCCATGTGAATGAGTACACCTCACGCCTGCCGTCTGCCGTATCGCTGGTATTGATGACCATTGGCGGTTTCGTGTTCTATGCCAAGCGCAAGAACGCCCAGACCAGCCTCATCGCAGCCATCCTTACGCTCACCGCCTTCGAGGTGCACCGTGCGGGTATGAACTGCCGTGTAGATATGCTGAACACCGCCTTCATGGTGGGAGCCATGTATCTGCTCTACCGCTGGTGGGAGAAAGGAAAGCACCAGTTGCCTTGGCTCGCTATCCTCTGCATGAGTGGCGCTACGCTTACCAAAGGTCCTGTGGGCATCATTCTGCCTTGCTTTGTGATGGGCGTATTCATGCTTACCCAACGTGAGAACTTCTGGGGCATCGTATGGCGCATGGCTCTAACCGCCCTGCTCTCGCTCATCATCCCATTCTGCTGGTATTATGCAGCCTATCTGCAAGGCGGCGACGAGTTCCTGCGACTGGTGAAGGAAGAGAATATCGACCGATTCATGGGCAAGATGGCATACGAATCGCACGAGAATCCAGCGTGGTACAACCTTCTCACGCTCATCACGGGCTGGTTGCCTTACACCTTATTATTATTGTTCTCGCTCTTCATTCTGCCATGGAAGAAGTTCTCGAAGACCCGTTTCCTTGAGAATGCGAAGAAGGCTACTCCGCTGCAGGTGTTCACCTGGCTCGCTTTCCTCCTGGTACTCTTCTTCTACTGCATCCCAAAGAGCAAACGCAGCGTTTATCTGCTGCCATGCTATCCGTTCATGGCCTATCTCATCGCCGAATACATCGTTTGGATGATGAAGGAGAAGATGGGAGCCTTGAAGGTTTATGCAGGGGTGATTGCTGCGATAACCCTGATTCTCAATATCGCCCTGCTGGTGGTAAAAAAAGGATGGGTGCCAGAAAGCATCTTCCACGGTAAGCATGCCATAGACAATATCGCCATGCTCCATGCGCTCGAAAACAACGATTTTCTCATCCCATGCAGCATCTTTATGGTTATCACTTTGGAGGGAGTTTACCTCATCTTCCGAGCACTCAGGAAGAAGAATTCAGGCAATATTGTTTCATATACTCTTGCCACCATCGTGGGGATCTTCCTGATGCTCGACTCCAGTCTGCAGCCACCTGTGCTCAACACGAAGGCCGATAAGCACCTGGCGCCGGTTATCGAGAAGAAGTTTGATACCAGCAAACTCTATTCTTATATGTCAGTAGATATGCTGCATTTCTTCAGCCTCAACTTCTATCTGGGCGATAAGATCCAGCAGTTTGACAAGGTATTGCCACAGGATGGCGTGCTGATGATTCCGGAAGAAGACATGCCTGATTTCCTTGAGAAATACGGCAAGGACTACACCTTCCAGAAAGTTTGGGAAGTAAAGAAACTCGTAGAATGGCACCATCCGGTAGGCTTCTATCGGTTTGTAAAGGTAAGAAAGGCTTTGTAA
- a CDS encoding tetratricopeptide repeat protein yields the protein MTNKIKILLLATLFYTSCNSSKYPKSLVEIDSLCYSNPQLALTKLEQIGNNFDTTQTAYWMYYNLLKLKAQEKTCTPHPNLGKINLLKSYYERNDDKKLLPEIYYLTGTTYLDLHDSPQALEYFHKTLNECKDIRLKGLTYAQLGYIMLYQGNFSSAIDFYKKSYHIDLIRNDIKGQIYDLRDLGYTYANTNKVDSAIFFSQQSLQLALKAKMPKMITSAKSSLANIYLDSRQDVDSAAKYFLPLLNDIREENKSGTFSMAIKYYKLCNLPDSVNYYIKKIEETGDVYAKEAAYREKVEMALKKNCSYKDLLSWKLFIQYADSIENISNANAIAKSQSLYDYTQKEKEYIKLQNENKQHKLWQIIYGLTTLLTFLLFYVYYKKYKIAKNEQKRQTMELQHILEKSASQKTNNKDTLSQIKETNIYSIFIQKTQNKNNINENEWKELDELVNKNYYDFKITLYRICKLSEIEYRICLLLKVGFTLSDMAIILHREPSTLSMARKRLYKKLFHKDGKAEELDIFIRSI from the coding sequence ATGACAAACAAAATCAAAATATTACTTTTAGCTACTCTGTTCTATACTTCATGTAATAGTTCAAAATACCCTAAGAGTTTAGTAGAAATTGACAGTTTATGCTATTCAAATCCTCAGTTAGCTTTAACTAAATTGGAACAAATTGGCAATAATTTTGATACAACTCAGACTGCCTATTGGATGTATTACAACCTCTTGAAGCTAAAAGCACAAGAAAAGACTTGTACCCCACATCCTAATTTAGGCAAAATCAATCTACTAAAATCTTATTATGAAAGAAATGACGATAAGAAACTTCTACCTGAGATTTATTACTTAACAGGTACAACTTATTTAGACCTACACGACTCTCCTCAAGCCTTAGAGTACTTTCATAAAACATTAAACGAGTGTAAAGATATTCGTTTAAAGGGGCTTACATATGCCCAACTGGGCTATATTATGCTTTACCAAGGCAACTTCTCTTCTGCCATAGATTTCTATAAGAAATCATATCATATCGACTTAATAAGAAATGATATAAAAGGACAAATATATGATCTTAGAGACCTAGGATATACTTACGCCAACACCAACAAAGTCGATAGTGCGATTTTCTTCAGCCAACAATCGTTACAATTAGCACTAAAAGCCAAAATGCCGAAAATGATAACTTCCGCAAAATCAAGTTTGGCTAATATTTATTTAGACTCAAGACAAGATGTTGATTCAGCTGCCAAATATTTTCTTCCACTACTCAATGATATTAGAGAAGAAAATAAAAGTGGTACCTTTTCTATGGCTATAAAATACTATAAATTGTGCAATCTTCCTGATTCTGTCAATTACTATATAAAGAAAATTGAAGAAACAGGAGACGTTTATGCCAAAGAAGCTGCTTATCGAGAAAAGGTTGAGATGGCATTAAAAAAGAATTGTTCCTACAAAGACTTACTGTCATGGAAGCTATTTATCCAATACGCTGATTCCATTGAAAATATCTCGAATGCCAACGCCATCGCAAAAAGTCAGTCTCTTTATGATTATACGCAAAAAGAAAAGGAATATATCAAATTACAAAATGAAAACAAACAACATAAATTATGGCAAATTATATATGGACTAACAACCCTACTCACATTTTTGTTATTTTATGTGTACTACAAAAAATACAAAATAGCAAAAAATGAACAAAAACGGCAAACGATGGAATTACAACATATTTTGGAAAAAAGTGCCTCGCAAAAGACCAACAATAAAGACACCCTATCACAGATTAAAGAAACAAACATTTATTCAATTTTCATCCAAAAAACACAAAACAAAAACAATATCAATGAGAACGAATGGAAAGAATTAGATGAATTAGTCAACAAAAACTATTACGATTTTAAAATTACACTTTACAGAATTTGCAAATTATCTGAAATCGAATACCGAATATGCCTACTTCTTAAAGTCGGATTTACTTTGTCTGACATGGCAATTATACTTCACCGAGAACCATCAACACTTAGCATGGCTAGAAAACGTTTATATAAGAAGCTTTTCCATAAAGACGGTAAAGCAGAAGAGTTAGATATATTCATTCGCTCCATCTGA
- a CDS encoding C10 family peptidase: MKKLLIFGILLSCIAISCTQNLEEGAQDNGGNLLHRLAIGLTEPELLSIAYDSNNDLSEEAATDILADFIAENNVSRSSMPTFCLKNKYTINAKNNSTCSVNKDHVTFYEYETENQPEKKKALVCGDKRFPAVIAYIDSYNRNSILPSDIMLANAKQYVLSTISQIKHYEDSLRVQTIDKIRHIRQFTGDFKFKDFEDNIFVYENPTRGWAVTPGGTEMAKIGPLTTTQWDQVSPYNLYADPTTGTNDEGAFDFRYDNRYPAGCVVTAMAQIAAYLKPSMPGIDWSLANIQSVPMFDNSSETSKAVASVFSLIAKGSGTKYGPKGGSTNTQMARNYMKTLGVYMDDAKDCTFQNMKASLDALRLVYITGTGRHVYTRGFNASGRHAWLIDGYQIRQRNSSYRMILRQYNVYCHCNFGWGGDSDGWYLYQSSGDITFDCNGNPKSDYDIFDYELKAYPNVRKG, translated from the coding sequence ATGAAAAAATTACTTATTTTCGGAATATTGCTATCATGTATAGCAATATCATGCACCCAAAACTTAGAAGAAGGTGCTCAAGACAATGGTGGTAACCTGTTACACCGCCTAGCAATAGGTTTAACTGAACCAGAATTGTTAAGTATTGCCTACGACTCTAACAATGACTTATCTGAGGAAGCCGCAACAGACATTCTTGCTGATTTTATTGCAGAAAACAATGTATCAAGAAGTTCTATGCCTACTTTTTGCCTAAAAAACAAGTACACCATCAACGCAAAGAACAACTCGACATGTTCTGTCAATAAAGACCATGTTACCTTCTATGAGTATGAGACTGAAAATCAGCCAGAGAAAAAGAAAGCGTTAGTTTGTGGAGATAAGCGTTTTCCTGCGGTAATTGCTTACATAGACTCCTATAACAGAAATAGCATATTACCATCTGACATCATGCTAGCCAATGCAAAGCAATATGTTTTGTCCACAATCTCACAAATCAAACATTATGAGGATTCCTTGCGAGTACAAACTATTGACAAGATTCGCCACATTAGACAGTTTACCGGGGATTTTAAGTTTAAAGACTTTGAAGACAACATCTTTGTTTACGAAAATCCAACAAGAGGATGGGCTGTCACACCTGGTGGAACTGAAATGGCAAAAATTGGTCCCCTCACAACAACCCAATGGGACCAAGTTTCTCCCTATAACTTATATGCCGACCCGACAACAGGAACTAATGATGAAGGAGCATTTGACTTTAGATACGACAATCGCTATCCTGCAGGATGTGTTGTTACTGCCATGGCACAAATTGCTGCATATCTTAAACCTTCTATGCCAGGGATAGATTGGAGTCTTGCTAATATTCAATCAGTTCCAATGTTTGACAATAGTTCAGAAACATCAAAAGCTGTTGCAAGTGTTTTTTCTCTAATTGCAAAAGGAAGTGGGACAAAATATGGACCAAAAGGTGGCTCAACAAACACTCAAATGGCTCGTAACTATATGAAGACATTAGGGGTATATATGGATGATGCAAAAGACTGTACTTTTCAAAATATGAAGGCTAGTCTTGATGCATTAAGACTTGTTTACATTACAGGAACTGGTCGCCATGTCTACACCAGAGGATTCAATGCTAGCGGAAGACATGCCTGGCTAATTGATGGATACCAAATAAGACAAAGAAATTCTTCGTACAGAATGATTTTGAGACAATATAATGTATATTGCCACTGTAATTTTGGATGGGGAGGCGATAGCGACGGATGGTATTTATATCAGTCTTCTGGTGATATCACTTTTGACTGTAATGGTAATCCAAAAAGTGATTATGATATTTTTGACTATGAGCTCAAGGCTTATCCAAACGTTCGCAAAGGGTAA
- a CDS encoding C10 family peptidase: MNRKIYYILMALTMTITSCQTNNDALNFYYYENKIELTEAEISSIMFDDKVKLTKDEAVDIFNLFAEDNLTTRQNNPVIKIEETKEYNISPSNKLQNQVNNNKLHCPIYELKINSTTGVYTAIISGDKRFPYVLAYFRNDSTSFSKELPPLLYSKELFTNAISSLDSNKDSLRNTTLEKIAKVLNTTPKKVEFAKIKEFISPKQIRNTRATITTPPSNAIAGNGPFIKVSWNDGLPYNQLMEQNCSDNWLWDYRYPISSVVIATAEIMSFYKPSIYVDGTRIDWDYLCEKEEIHDTSDYFGSYTKDPDDKCLMIAKLMKFIGEQCGVKYQCNSSSVNFSNIIKFLKKYGIYVDNMQKMNIATLKASVDELRPVFMYGQTSTGAGHWWIVDGYRTQPTTRASFFPGFNVYMHANMGKGKSYSGYYLVDSNGGLTFDTTFANFNTNLKMYPNVRND, translated from the coding sequence ATGAATAGAAAAATCTATTATATATTAATGGCTCTAACCATGACTATCACATCTTGTCAAACCAACAATGATGCTCTCAATTTTTATTACTATGAGAACAAAATTGAACTAACAGAGGCTGAAATTTCCAGTATTATGTTTGATGATAAAGTCAAGTTGACTAAAGACGAAGCTGTTGACATTTTCAATCTCTTTGCAGAAGACAACCTTACAACTCGACAAAACAACCCTGTAATCAAAATAGAAGAAACTAAAGAGTATAACATTTCACCATCAAACAAATTACAGAACCAAGTAAATAATAACAAATTACATTGTCCTATTTACGAGTTGAAAATAAATTCTACAACAGGAGTCTATACAGCAATTATTTCTGGCGACAAGAGATTCCCTTATGTATTAGCATACTTTAGAAACGATAGTACAAGTTTCTCAAAAGAGTTGCCACCACTTCTATATTCAAAAGAACTTTTTACTAACGCCATTAGCAGTTTAGATTCTAACAAAGATTCCTTACGAAATACGACATTAGAGAAAATAGCAAAAGTGCTAAATACCACCCCAAAGAAAGTTGAGTTTGCAAAAATTAAAGAGTTCATTTCTCCGAAACAAATTAGGAACACAAGAGCAACTATTACAACACCCCCTAGCAATGCCATCGCAGGAAATGGTCCATTCATTAAAGTTAGTTGGAACGACGGACTACCATACAACCAATTAATGGAACAAAACTGCTCCGACAATTGGCTTTGGGATTATCGTTACCCAATTAGCTCTGTTGTCATTGCGACTGCTGAAATCATGTCTTTTTACAAACCGAGCATTTATGTTGATGGGACAAGAATTGATTGGGACTATCTATGCGAAAAGGAAGAAATACATGATACCTCAGACTACTTTGGTTCGTACACTAAAGATCCTGATGACAAATGTCTGATGATTGCTAAACTTATGAAATTTATCGGAGAACAATGTGGAGTAAAATATCAATGTAATTCTAGTAGCGTCAACTTTAGTAATATTATCAAATTCTTAAAAAAATATGGGATATACGTGGACAACATGCAGAAAATGAACATTGCCACATTAAAAGCTTCTGTTGATGAATTAAGACCCGTATTTATGTATGGGCAAACTAGTACTGGAGCTGGACATTGGTGGATTGTAGATGGGTATCGAACACAACCGACCACTCGTGCCTCTTTCTTCCCTGGATTTAATGTTTACATGCATGCAAACATGGGGAAAGGCAAATCGTACTCTGGCTACTACTTAGTAGATAGCAATGGTGGGCTTACTTTTGATACTACATTTGCTAATTTCAACACTAATCTAAAAATGTACCCAAATGTAAGAAACGATTAG
- a CDS encoding glycosyltransferase family 2 protein, producing the protein MKILIVIPCYNEEEVLPKTLDVLGALIRKIKKETDADTELLLVDDGSRDHTWRMISDAAKEHGYVHGIKLSHNRGHQNALWAGMEAAVDHCDAMVSIDADLQDDENVIVDMVRQVQEGKDIIYGVRKERKTDTFFKRFTAQAFYKLMQSVDKDTVYNHADFRMMTNRTLKALMQYPERNLFLRSIVRQLGFREGFVYYDRKAREAGESKYPFTKMLSFSIDGITSFSVAPLRFITFLGLAMTLVAVIMIIFALVEYFQGKTIQGWTSMLVSMWFIGGIITTGVGITGVYIGKIYTEVKRRPRYFIEERV; encoded by the coding sequence ATGAAGATATTGATAGTTATCCCTTGTTATAACGAGGAAGAAGTGCTGCCTAAGACCTTAGATGTGCTGGGGGCATTGATCAGAAAGATTAAGAAAGAGACTGATGCCGACACAGAACTGCTGCTTGTCGACGATGGCAGTCGTGATCATACTTGGCGGATGATTTCGGATGCTGCCAAGGAACATGGGTATGTGCATGGCATTAAGCTGTCGCATAACCGGGGCCATCAGAATGCGCTCTGGGCAGGTATGGAAGCTGCGGTAGACCATTGTGATGCGATGGTAAGCATCGATGCCGACCTGCAGGACGATGAGAATGTTATCGTGGATATGGTGCGCCAGGTGCAGGAAGGCAAGGATATCATCTATGGTGTGCGCAAGGAGCGCAAGACCGATACCTTCTTTAAGCGCTTTACCGCCCAGGCTTTTTATAAGCTGATGCAGAGTGTGGATAAGGATACGGTTTACAATCATGCCGATTTCCGCATGATGACCAACCGCACCCTGAAGGCTCTGATGCAGTATCCCGAGCGCAATCTCTTCCTCAGATCCATCGTACGCCAGTTGGGCTTCCGGGAGGGATTCGTCTATTACGACCGCAAGGCTCGTGAGGCGGGTGAGAGTAAGTATCCGTTTACCAAGATGCTGAGCTTCAGTATCGATGGCATCACCTCGTTCTCCGTGGCACCTCTTAGGTTTATCACCTTCCTGGGTTTGGCGATGACTTTGGTGGCAGTCATCATGATTATCTTTGCCTTGGTAGAATATTTCCAGGGCAAGACCATCCAGGGCTGGACCTCCATGCTTGTTTCCATGTGGTTTATCGGAGGCATCATCACCACGGGCGTAGGCATCACGGGTGTTTATATCGGCAAGATTTATACCGAGGTGAAGCGTCGCCCACGATACTTCATCGAAGAAAGAGTATAA
- a CDS encoding helix-hairpin-helix domain-containing protein, whose protein sequence is MKCLLQMKHAHSITSLLLKLFLVGSSQIFCASWPQAQSSSLSEQGAAPEDSLSASPPWQQLLSDLSASEDFEHVAWQDYEEDLEEMAQHPVNLNTATREELERIPFLTASQVEDILFYIYRYGQLKSMSELTLISSIDWYQRQLMSCFFFVADDGSKPAFPSLKNIAQYGKHEVMGMLKVPFYERKGDASGTGGYLGYPYKHGLRYQFRYGNSVKLGFVAFQDAGEPFFGGRNTMGYDFYSFYLQVKNLGRWKNITLGRYRLNVGLGLILNNDFGFGKLSALTSLGRSSSCIIRGHSSRSSANYLQGAAATYTLLKGLELTGFLSYRQIDATLSADGGGIKTILKTGLHRTVNEIAKQKVASNTLVGGNISYRHQGWHIGGTAFYTSFSLPLTPNKSQLYKRFAPEGNAFWNASISYGYISHRLTLSGETATGDCGSIATLNAASYLCSDHFTLMALHRFYSARYYSLFSNSFSEGSDVQDENGVYLGFTWIPAHHWSITAYSDFAYFAWPKYQTRESTQSWDNLLNILFQPSRVLTVGGRFRYKDKAGTTTGRLRLYATISQKRWSAKTSFDYTMSQAESAMKNEGDELSKGYMVSEHIGWEWKWKKQLKGTLRGCLGYFHTSDFASRIYAYEPGLLYQMSFGSYYGEGIRYALVARSEIGSHLLLIAKLGTTDYFDRSHISSGLQEISRSSQTDLEIQVKWKW, encoded by the coding sequence ATGAAGTGCCTACTGCAGATGAAGCATGCTCATTCCATAACATCCCTCTTGTTGAAACTGTTTCTCGTAGGCAGCTCCCAAATCTTCTGTGCCTCATGGCCTCAAGCCCAATCTTCCTCTCTTTCAGAACAGGGCGCCGCGCCTGAAGATTCTCTTTCCGCTTCGCCACCCTGGCAGCAACTGCTGTCCGATCTTTCTGCATCCGAAGATTTCGAGCATGTAGCCTGGCAGGATTATGAAGAAGATTTGGAGGAGATGGCGCAGCATCCCGTCAATCTGAATACGGCAACGAGAGAAGAACTGGAGCGCATACCGTTTCTTACCGCATCGCAGGTAGAAGACATCCTGTTCTATATTTACCGCTATGGCCAGCTGAAGAGTATGAGCGAGCTTACCCTGATAAGCAGTATCGACTGGTACCAGCGCCAGCTGATGAGTTGTTTCTTCTTTGTGGCCGATGACGGGAGCAAGCCGGCTTTCCCCAGTCTTAAAAACATCGCCCAGTATGGCAAGCACGAGGTGATGGGCATGCTGAAGGTTCCTTTTTATGAGCGCAAGGGCGATGCAAGCGGAACTGGCGGCTATCTGGGTTATCCTTATAAGCACGGACTGCGCTACCAGTTTCGCTACGGCAATTCCGTCAAACTGGGATTCGTAGCTTTTCAGGATGCCGGCGAACCATTCTTTGGAGGCAGGAACACGATGGGTTACGACTTCTATTCCTTCTATCTTCAGGTAAAGAACCTGGGCAGATGGAAGAATATCACCCTGGGCAGATACAGACTGAACGTAGGATTGGGACTGATACTCAATAATGATTTCGGCTTCGGCAAACTCTCAGCCTTAACCTCCTTGGGCAGATCATCTTCCTGCATCATCCGCGGTCATTCCTCCCGTTCTTCAGCTAATTATCTGCAAGGCGCAGCAGCCACCTATACCTTATTAAAGGGCCTCGAACTGACCGGCTTTCTTTCTTATCGCCAGATAGATGCTACGCTTTCTGCTGACGGCGGGGGCATCAAGACCATCCTGAAGACTGGTTTGCATCGCACGGTGAATGAGATTGCTAAACAGAAGGTAGCATCCAATACACTTGTGGGAGGCAACATCAGTTACCGGCATCAGGGCTGGCACATCGGAGGTACAGCCTTTTATACCTCTTTCTCCCTGCCGCTCACGCCCAATAAAAGCCAGCTTTACAAGCGTTTTGCTCCAGAGGGGAATGCCTTCTGGAATGCCAGCATCAGCTATGGTTACATCTCCCATCGCCTCACCCTCTCCGGCGAAACGGCTACGGGCGATTGCGGTTCCATAGCCACGCTCAATGCAGCCTCCTATCTCTGTTCCGACCATTTCACGCTCATGGCTCTTCACAGGTTCTATTCTGCCCGATATTATTCTCTCTTCAGCAACAGCTTTTCCGAGGGGAGCGATGTGCAGGATGAAAACGGCGTATATCTGGGCTTTACCTGGATTCCTGCCCATCATTGGAGCATCACAGCCTATAGCGATTTCGCCTATTTCGCCTGGCCTAAGTATCAGACCAGGGAGAGCACTCAGAGTTGGGATAATCTGCTGAATATTCTCTTCCAGCCCTCAAGAGTGCTGACGGTAGGAGGAAGGTTCCGTTATAAGGATAAGGCGGGAACCACAACCGGCCGTCTGCGTCTCTATGCCACAATATCCCAAAAACGATGGAGCGCCAAAACCAGTTTCGACTATACGATGAGCCAGGCAGAAAGCGCAATGAAGAATGAGGGCGATGAGCTTAGTAAAGGCTATATGGTGAGCGAGCATATAGGATGGGAATGGAAATGGAAGAAGCAGTTGAAAGGAACGTTGAGAGGCTGCCTGGGCTATTTCCATACTTCCGATTTTGCCTCCCGTATCTACGCTTATGAGCCCGGTCTGCTCTATCAGATGAGTTTCGGCAGCTACTACGGCGAGGGCATCCGTTACGCCTTGGTGGCACGCTCAGAGATAGGTTCCCATCTGCTGCTTATCGCCAAATTGGGTACAACCGATTATTTCGACCGCTCTCACATCTCTTCTGGTTTGCAGGAAATCTCCCGCTCTTCGCAAACCGATCTGGAGATACAGGTAAAGTGGAAATGGTAA
- a CDS encoding DUF4294 domain-containing protein yields MKQKICFLLAMLFCITLQTMAQTDGDNPEDREVDMDAPTFEPMVKVGKVLLDHDSVQYVQVNNVYVYPQPIFKNAKERMAYNRLVYNIKKVLPIAKEVRKIIIETGDYLETLPNKKAKDAHMKLVEKGIKQEYTPRMKKLTYAQGKLCIKLVYRECNSSSYHLIQAFLGPIRAGFYQAFASLFGASLNKKYDPNGVDRLTERVVRQVESGQI; encoded by the coding sequence ATGAAACAGAAAATATGCTTTTTACTGGCGATGCTCTTCTGCATCACCCTGCAAACCATGGCGCAGACCGATGGCGACAACCCTGAAGACAGGGAGGTGGACATGGATGCTCCTACCTTTGAACCAATGGTGAAGGTAGGAAAAGTGCTCCTGGATCATGACAGCGTGCAATATGTTCAGGTGAACAACGTGTACGTTTATCCGCAGCCGATATTTAAGAACGCCAAGGAGCGAATGGCTTACAACCGTTTGGTATACAACATCAAGAAGGTGCTGCCGATAGCCAAAGAGGTAAGAAAGATTATCATCGAAACGGGTGATTATCTGGAAACGCTGCCTAACAAAAAGGCAAAGGATGCACACATGAAACTGGTGGAGAAAGGTATCAAACAGGAATATACCCCGAGAATGAAGAAACTCACCTATGCACAGGGTAAACTCTGCATCAAACTGGTATATCGCGAGTGCAATTCTTCATCCTATCATCTTATACAAGCCTTCCTGGGTCCTATCCGTGCCGGATTCTATCAGGCATTTGCAAGCCTCTTCGGTGCCAGCCTCAACAAGAAGTACGACCCGAACGGCGTTGACAGATTAACAGAAAGAGTGGTAAGACAGGTAGAATCGGGGCAGATTTAA
- a CDS encoding M28 family peptidase, producing the protein MTKKMKIILGLVVAAGVVAGAISYKSANTTSPEIQEVEEAEKLNPVGPAFNADSALAYCAAQCDFGPRVMNSEAHDKCGEWIVSKFKQFGCEVETQKADLKGYDGTILKNTNIIAHYNPKAETRILLCAHWDSRPWADNDPDSTNWRKPVMAANDGASGVAVMLEIARQLQADKKLNPNIGVDFVCFDTEDWGTPQWADVQDDGDTWALGAQYWSENKPEGYNPRFGILLDMVGGQGAKFYREGMSMQYAGGIVKKVWAAARQAGFGSYFPKSDGGMITDDHIPVNEKAKIPTVDVIAYYPDCQQSSFGPTWHTVSDDMAHLDKNVLKAVGQTMIQVLYTEE; encoded by the coding sequence ATGACGAAGAAAATGAAGATAATTTTAGGCTTGGTAGTTGCTGCCGGAGTGGTAGCTGGAGCTATCAGCTATAAGAGTGCCAACACCACGTCGCCGGAAATCCAGGAAGTAGAGGAAGCAGAGAAGCTGAATCCTGTAGGTCCTGCCTTTAATGCCGATTCGGCGTTGGCTTATTGTGCCGCACAATGCGATTTCGGTCCTCGCGTCATGAACAGCGAGGCGCACGACAAGTGTGGCGAATGGATTGTGAGCAAGTTCAAGCAGTTTGGTTGTGAGGTAGAAACCCAGAAGGCTGACCTCAAGGGCTATGATGGTACCATCCTGAAGAATACCAATATCATCGCCCATTACAACCCGAAGGCAGAAACCCGCATCTTGCTTTGTGCCCATTGGGACAGCCGTCCTTGGGCCGACAACGACCCCGACAGTACCAACTGGCGCAAGCCTGTAATGGCAGCCAACGATGGAGCCAGCGGAGTAGCCGTCATGTTGGAGATAGCCCGCCAGCTACAGGCAGACAAGAAGCTGAATCCTAACATCGGCGTAGATTTCGTATGTTTCGATACCGAAGACTGGGGTACACCTCAGTGGGCTGATGTTCAGGACGATGGCGATACTTGGGCTTTGGGTGCCCAGTACTGGAGCGAGAACAAGCCTGAGGGATATAATCCTCGTTTCGGAATCCTCCTCGATATGGTGGGCGGACAGGGAGCCAAGTTCTATCGTGAGGGTATGTCTATGCAGTATGCCGGTGGCATCGTGAAGAAGGTTTGGGCTGCAGCCCGTCAGGCAGGTTTTGGCTCTTACTTCCCTAAGAGCGATGGCGGAATGATTACTGATGATCATATTCCGGTCAACGAGAAGGCTAAGATTCCTACTGTAGATGTGATAGCTTATTATCCAGACTGTCAGCAGAGCAGTTTCGGTCCTACCTGGCACACCGTGAGCGATGATATGGCTCATCTGGATAAGAATGTGCTTAAGGCGGTTGGCCAGACCATGATTCAGGTGCTTTATACTGAGGAATAG